In the genome of Gemmatimonadaceae bacterium, one region contains:
- a CDS encoding NAD(P)/FAD-dependent oxidoreductase, whose translation MVGAGPAGARAAELLAREGADVLLLDPRAPWEKPCGGGLTASAFHDFPQLVSIQPLARRIDRVRLEASADVFLDVALDDPLYVTARLTLSRWQLERAVRAGASFEQTAVKRVERAGGGWTLQLASGSARRVRRVIGADGAASTVRKAVAPGLRVELSPTRVIFAHGPGMTPDAIVMRFFRAIPGYAWNFPRPDHRSIGLGLEPGEWSRSRLDADLESYWNTWGRCECVPAVRAGAVIGTAFHAMRASYPEIGGSDFALLGDAAGFADPVTGEGIRNALRSGQMLAEAYAQDGSFSNYPRLAFAALEPEFRIARRMRRVLYAWDLPVRLIEAARRHAILHALLAAIVYGGNEHDPRLWRSWWRELRRVRGPCAEAAGSVRTPVTLACRPEPVTAHVPSHSTAADCASCGSGSASAATSGERDVRPMRSLNPVPRSLAER comes from the coding sequence GTGGTGGGAGCCGGGCCTGCAGGTGCACGCGCCGCAGAGTTGCTTGCGCGCGAGGGCGCCGATGTACTGCTCCTCGACCCGAGGGCGCCATGGGAGAAGCCGTGCGGCGGCGGGCTCACAGCATCCGCTTTCCACGACTTCCCCCAGCTGGTCAGTATCCAGCCGCTTGCCAGGCGCATCGACCGTGTCCGCCTCGAAGCATCTGCCGATGTCTTCCTGGACGTGGCGCTCGACGATCCCCTGTACGTCACCGCGCGGCTCACACTTTCGCGCTGGCAGCTGGAGCGCGCAGTGCGGGCAGGCGCCTCGTTCGAGCAGACCGCTGTGAAGCGAGTGGAGCGCGCCGGCGGCGGCTGGACGCTGCAACTCGCGAGCGGTAGCGCCCGGCGGGTGCGGCGGGTGATCGGGGCGGATGGTGCCGCGAGCACGGTGCGGAAGGCGGTCGCCCCGGGCCTGCGCGTCGAGCTCTCTCCGACACGCGTCATTTTCGCGCACGGTCCGGGAATGACGCCGGATGCGATCGTGATGCGGTTTTTCCGGGCCATCCCGGGCTACGCGTGGAACTTCCCGCGGCCCGATCACCGCTCGATCGGCCTGGGCCTGGAACCGGGCGAGTGGTCACGCTCGCGGCTCGATGCGGATCTCGAGAGCTACTGGAATACCTGGGGCCGCTGCGAGTGCGTACCGGCGGTGCGGGCGGGTGCAGTGATCGGCACGGCATTCCACGCCATGAGAGCATCATATCCGGAAATCGGTGGTTCGGATTTCGCGCTGCTGGGCGACGCGGCAGGCTTCGCGGACCCGGTCACGGGTGAGGGCATTCGTAACGCGCTGCGTTCGGGACAGATGTTGGCGGAGGCTTACGCGCAGGATGGCTCGTTCTCCAACTATCCACGTCTCGCCTTCGCCGCGCTTGAGCCGGAGTTTCGCATCGCGCGCAGGATGCGGCGCGTACTTTACGCCTGGGACCTTCCCGTCCGGTTGATCGAAGCGGCTCGGCGCCACGCGATCCTTCACGCGCTGCTCGCTGCCATAGTGTATGGCGGCAACGAGCATGATCCGCGGCTCTGGAGGAGCTGGTGGCGCGAGCTGCGCCGCGTCCGCGGCCCTTGCGCTGAAGCGGCCGGATCGGTCCGCACCCCAGTGACGCTGGCGTGTCGCCCGGAGCCGGTAACTGCCCACGTCCCGTCGCACAGTACTGCGGCAGATTGTGCATCCTGCGGGTCCGGCTCCGCCAGCGCGGCCACGAGCGGAGAGCGCGACGTGCGTCCGATGCGCTCGTTGAATCCAGTCCCGAGAAGTCTAGCTGAACGATGA
- a CDS encoding Spy/CpxP family protein refolding chaperone, translated as MISRAMTTLGLALLVSTQAVEAQAGHQHDQQAQDSTGMMGHGMMMGMMGAGEMEMGMTMMSGAPSPAVILRASNELALTAEQIARLEAMRTQSTEAIHPHMQQAMTAHQRALQALQGDSPDLSAYESAVREAANHMVLMHVAAARAGVEARAVLTTDQRARLTRTMTMMRRMMGGGSGGMMMQQGRGMQSGGMRPQNNR; from the coding sequence ATGATCAGCAGAGCGATGACAACGCTGGGACTTGCGCTTCTGGTATCCACGCAGGCTGTCGAGGCGCAGGCAGGCCACCAGCACGATCAGCAGGCGCAGGACTCGACCGGCATGATGGGTCACGGCATGATGATGGGGATGATGGGGGCCGGCGAGATGGAGATGGGCATGACCATGATGAGCGGAGCGCCCTCGCCTGCGGTGATCCTGCGCGCCTCTAATGAGTTGGCGCTCACGGCCGAGCAGATTGCACGCCTCGAAGCAATGCGGACGCAGTCCACCGAAGCAATCCACCCGCACATGCAGCAGGCAATGACCGCACACCAGAGGGCACTGCAAGCGCTCCAGGGCGATTCGCCAGATCTAAGCGCATACGAGTCGGCAGTGAGGGAGGCCGCGAACCACATGGTCCTCATGCACGTAGCGGCAGCCCGGGCCGGCGTTGAAGCGCGCGCGGTTCTGACGACGGATCAGCGTGCCAGGCTCACGCGCACCATGACAATGATGCGCCGCATGATGGGCGGAGGATCGGGTGGCATGATGATGCAGCAAGGCCGCGGGATGCAGTCAGGGGGCATGCGTCCGCAGAACAATCGCTGA
- a CDS encoding SHOCT domain-containing protein, whose amino-acid sequence MMITLQQVVATQGSWHRQGMFFGMHWVWWGIWIATAVVLLWAIWRMHSDRVEAQRDAVRRLSAEEVLRHRFAKGEISEEEYAARLRVLAEDAPVETAE is encoded by the coding sequence ATGATGATCACGCTCCAGCAGGTTGTTGCGACACAGGGCTCATGGCATCGTCAGGGGATGTTCTTCGGAATGCACTGGGTGTGGTGGGGCATTTGGATCGCAACGGCTGTGGTACTGCTCTGGGCGATCTGGCGCATGCATTCCGACCGTGTTGAGGCGCAGCGTGACGCTGTGCGCCGGCTGTCCGCCGAGGAGGTGCTGCGCCACCGATTTGCGAAAGGCGAAATCAGCGAGGAAGAATACGCTGCCAGACTGCGTGTGCTCGCGGAAGACGCACCCGTCGAAACAGCGGAATGA
- a CDS encoding P-II family nitrogen regulator has translation MKLLRIICREERVDAVVTALRALGAPRLFVTHVHSIGSGVDAENYQLADGGPYTRKAKIEVVCRSEDIAGQIAAVREKANTGQRGDGVIIISDVERVVKIRTGEEDLVALL, from the coding sequence ATGAAGCTGCTCAGAATCATTTGCCGCGAGGAACGCGTCGATGCGGTCGTCACCGCGTTACGTGCGTTGGGAGCGCCCCGCCTCTTCGTAACGCACGTGCACTCGATCGGCAGTGGGGTCGATGCCGAGAACTATCAGCTCGCGGATGGTGGGCCCTACACCAGGAAAGCCAAAATCGAGGTGGTCTGCCGATCGGAGGATATAGCAGGGCAGATCGCGGCCGTCCGCGAGAAAGCCAATACCGGCCAGCGCGGTGATGGCGTCATCATCATCTCCGACGTCGAGCGCGTCGTGAAGATCCGCACGGGGGAAGAGGACCTCGTAGCTCTGCTATAG
- the pgm gene encoding phosphoglucomutase (alpha-D-glucose-1,6-bisphosphate-dependent) gives MSAGEIHPLAGKPAPDSLLVNVPKLVTAYYAERPDPAEAAQRVAFGTSGHRGSSLQVGFNEAHVLAITQAICLYRRTHGIEGPLFLGWDTHALSDPARVSALEVLAANGVETMVDVQDDVTPTPVISHAILAHNRGRTQGRADGIVISPSHNPPEYGGIKYNPPTGGPADTPVADWIQDKANGLLEDGVRDVARIPWERARGAATVHRVDYLNSYVGDLPRVIDMDVLQGSRLNVGIDPLGGASLRYWDAVGQQYGLQLSIVNRAVDSRFRFMTVDRDGAIRMDPSSPYAMARLIELRERYDLAVANDPDADRFGIVTRGGGLLDPNHYLAASVGYLFRHRPDWKNTAAVGKTVVTSSLIDRVAARLGRQLLEVPVGFKYFVDGLLDGSLAVAGEESAGASFLRRDGAVWTTDKDGLIMGLLAMEMMVRTGRDPAEQYGALVSMLGEPFYARVDFPATTEQKAALARMQPGDIRGTALAGDTIREVLTTAPGDHRPIGGVKVVTDHGWFAARPSGTEPVLKLYAESFRDRTHLHRIQEEAHAIIQQAFATEASR, from the coding sequence ATGAGTGCGGGGGAGATCCATCCGCTCGCGGGTAAGCCGGCTCCGGACTCGCTCCTGGTGAACGTCCCGAAGCTCGTGACGGCGTATTACGCGGAGCGCCCGGATCCCGCCGAGGCAGCGCAGCGTGTGGCATTCGGCACCTCCGGGCACCGAGGCTCGTCGCTCCAGGTCGGCTTCAACGAGGCGCACGTACTGGCGATCACCCAAGCGATTTGTCTCTACCGCCGCACGCACGGGATCGAGGGCCCGCTTTTCCTGGGCTGGGACACGCACGCCCTGTCGGACCCCGCCCGGGTGAGCGCGCTCGAAGTGCTCGCGGCCAATGGAGTCGAGACGATGGTGGACGTCCAGGACGACGTCACACCAACGCCGGTGATCTCGCATGCGATCCTCGCGCATAACCGTGGCCGCACTCAGGGACGAGCCGACGGCATCGTGATCAGCCCGTCCCACAACCCGCCTGAATACGGCGGCATCAAGTACAACCCACCCACCGGCGGTCCGGCCGATACTCCCGTCGCCGACTGGATCCAGGACAAAGCCAACGGACTCCTCGAGGACGGGGTGCGGGACGTGGCCCGGATCCCTTGGGAGCGGGCGCGAGGGGCGGCGACCGTCCACCGCGTTGACTACCTGAATTCCTACGTCGGCGATCTCCCGCGCGTGATCGACATGGATGTACTCCAGGGTTCGAGACTCAACGTCGGGATCGATCCACTAGGGGGCGCGAGCCTGCGGTACTGGGACGCGGTCGGCCAGCAATACGGCCTGCAGCTGAGCATCGTGAACCGCGCGGTGGATTCAAGGTTCCGTTTCATGACCGTCGACCGGGACGGCGCGATCCGCATGGACCCGTCGTCGCCTTATGCCATGGCGAGGCTAATCGAGCTCCGCGAGCGGTACGACCTCGCGGTCGCCAACGACCCGGACGCGGACCGCTTCGGGATCGTGACTCGCGGGGGTGGCCTCCTCGACCCCAACCACTACCTGGCGGCGTCGGTCGGGTACCTCTTCCGACACCGGCCGGACTGGAAGAACACCGCGGCGGTGGGCAAGACCGTGGTGACGAGCAGCCTCATCGACCGCGTGGCCGCGCGCCTCGGCCGGCAGCTGCTTGAGGTGCCGGTGGGGTTCAAGTACTTCGTCGATGGCTTGCTCGACGGCTCCCTCGCCGTGGCGGGGGAGGAGAGTGCCGGCGCGTCGTTCCTCCGCCGCGACGGCGCCGTGTGGACCACCGACAAGGACGGCCTCATCATGGGACTCCTCGCCATGGAGATGATGGTTCGGACTGGGCGAGATCCGGCCGAGCAGTACGGTGCCCTGGTGAGCATGCTGGGCGAGCCGTTCTACGCGCGTGTGGACTTCCCGGCTACGACTGAACAAAAGGCCGCGCTGGCGCGGATGCAGCCGGGCGACATCCGGGGCACCGCGCTCGCGGGAGACACGATCCGGGAGGTGCTCACTACTGCGCCCGGAGACCACCGGCCGATCGGCGGCGTCAAGGTCGTCACCGATCACGGCTGGTTTGCCGCGCGGCCGTCCGGGACCGAACCGGTACTCAAGCTCTATGCGGAAAGCTTCAGAGACCGCACGCACCTGCACCGAATTCAGGAAGAAGCCCATGCCATCATCCAGCAAGCCTTCGCGACGGAAGCTTCACGCTGA
- a CDS encoding class I fructose-bisphosphate aldolase, whose protein sequence is MRDLESTIALLMAPGKGILAADESHGTISRRFEALGIDPSEENRRRYRQMLFTTPNLQEYISGVILFDETLRQVADNGKRFVEILVDGGIVPGIKVDRGAKPLAGAPGERVTEGLDGLRERLAEYRMLGARFAKWRAVIAIGDGIPSTYCLDANAHALARYAALCQEAGLVPIVEPEVLMDGAHSLERGFEVTEETLDRVFIALRAHRVILEQILLKPNMVLPGASSTQQSSIREVADATVRCLRRAVPAAVPGVVFLSGGQEPLAATAHLNAMNAMPVAHPWPLSFSFARALQSPAMEAWRGELSNVPAGQRAFSHRARCNAAARMGLYTPDHESVGA, encoded by the coding sequence ATGAGAGACCTGGAGAGCACCATCGCGTTGCTCATGGCGCCCGGCAAGGGGATCCTGGCTGCCGACGAGAGCCACGGGACGATCTCCCGGCGATTCGAGGCCCTGGGGATCGACCCCAGCGAGGAGAACCGGCGCCGCTACCGGCAGATGTTGTTCACGACGCCAAACCTGCAGGAGTACATCAGCGGCGTGATCCTGTTCGACGAGACCCTGCGGCAAGTCGCCGACAATGGAAAGCGGTTCGTGGAGATCCTGGTCGATGGCGGAATCGTCCCCGGCATCAAGGTCGACCGGGGCGCCAAGCCGTTGGCGGGAGCGCCGGGCGAGCGGGTCACCGAAGGCCTGGATGGCCTGCGTGAGCGGCTGGCGGAGTACCGGATGCTGGGCGCCCGCTTCGCCAAGTGGCGCGCCGTGATCGCAATCGGCGATGGAATACCAAGCACCTACTGCCTCGACGCCAACGCCCATGCACTCGCGCGTTACGCGGCGCTGTGCCAGGAGGCGGGACTGGTCCCGATCGTGGAGCCAGAGGTTCTCATGGACGGGGCGCATTCCCTCGAGCGCGGCTTCGAGGTAACGGAGGAGACGCTCGATCGCGTCTTCATCGCGCTCCGAGCCCACAGAGTCATCCTCGAGCAGATCCTGCTCAAGCCCAACATGGTGCTGCCGGGAGCAAGCTCCACGCAGCAGTCCAGTATTCGAGAAGTCGCGGACGCAACGGTGCGGTGCCTGCGCCGGGCAGTACCCGCGGCGGTGCCGGGCGTGGTCTTCCTCTCCGGCGGGCAGGAGCCGTTGGCCGCTACCGCGCACCTGAATGCCATGAACGCGATGCCAGTGGCCCATCCATGGCCGCTCAGCTTTTCGTTTGCGCGGGCGCTGCAGTCGCCGGCGATGGAAGCTTGGCGGGGGGAACTCAGCAACGTCCCTGCGGGTCAACGGGCGTTCTCCCATCGCGCCCGCTGCAACGCCGCGGCGCGCATGGGACTCTACACACCCGACCACGAGTCGGTCGGCGCATGA
- a CDS encoding HAD family hydrolase — protein sequence MFLFDVDNTLLDNDAVVEGYRAHLVGEYGPDAGERYWAIFEELRSELGYADYLGALQRYRLERLHDPHLLLASSYLLDYPFAERLYPGALDVLARFGRLGPTVVFSDGDVVFQPRKIERSGIRRAVENRVLVHIHKERELECVERLYPAAHYVLIDDKLRILAAVKRIWGSRVTTVFPQQGHYAHDPEILAGNPPADLAISGIGDLLDYDLAALLDRSAERP from the coding sequence GTGTTCCTCTTCGACGTGGACAACACGCTCCTCGACAACGACGCGGTCGTGGAGGGCTACCGGGCCCACCTCGTCGGAGAGTACGGCCCCGACGCCGGAGAGCGGTACTGGGCTATCTTCGAGGAGCTCCGCAGCGAGCTCGGTTACGCCGACTACCTGGGCGCCCTCCAGCGGTACCGTCTCGAGCGCCTGCACGACCCCCACCTGCTCCTGGCGTCCTCGTACCTCCTCGACTATCCCTTCGCGGAGCGGCTGTACCCGGGCGCGCTCGACGTGCTCGCCCGATTCGGCCGCCTCGGGCCTACTGTGGTCTTCTCCGACGGCGACGTGGTCTTCCAGCCCCGCAAGATTGAACGCTCCGGCATCCGCCGGGCGGTCGAGAATCGGGTGCTGGTCCATATCCACAAGGAGCGGGAGTTGGAGTGCGTCGAGCGCCTCTACCCGGCAGCCCACTACGTCCTGATCGACGACAAGCTCCGGATTCTGGCCGCCGTGAAGCGGATCTGGGGCTCGCGCGTCACCACCGTCTTCCCCCAACAGGGCCATTACGCCCACGATCCCGAGATTCTGGCCGGCAATCCGCCGGCCGACCTCGCCATCAGCGGCATAGGTGATCTGCTTGATTACGATCTGGCGGCGCTGCTCGACCGGTCAGCTGAACGACCATGA
- a CDS encoding vitamin K epoxide reductase family protein — MSSDSGIIIVTGSNGAIGTAVMRRFVGRFQDVIGFDRKASSPPPPGCVAVPVDITSDESVRDGLRVIRDHHGTHVASVIHLAAYYDFFGEPSTKYDEITVRGTGRLVRGLRELDFHVEQFVFSSTMLVHKPAEPGEFITEDWPVEPTWAYPESKVRTEQLIRDERGEIPAVLLRISGVYDDRCNSIPLAHQIQRIHERDLTGRFYSGSTAHGQAFMHMDDLVDAIERVVDRRAALPPELALLLGEPEALSYDELQHSIARLIRGSSKETVALPSVMAPLAKAGAWVLGHVPGQEGFVKPWMIDRANDHYALDITRARTTLGWEPKRSLRQTLPKMIEALKADPPGWYGENDLKLPGKLEKRAGKVRTQAAAAQEPPAEASSVGRGLASPIAASVANSAAPDHAGHAPSHHHHATATPPRAAMQPHAAATAAPGGAAMTMAHVSAPVWPHFANMSLGLWLITSAFALGLSRPLQVSDVASGALVILFAALSLSHRPFWRLWAPWANSLVGLWLLFAPLVFWAPTAAGYANDTLAGALVVVFAILAPGMPMAPGMSMEPGPDVPSGWSYNPSSWPQRAPIIALALLGFFLSRQMASFQLEHIATLTDPFFGLGTERVLTSDVSRAFPIPDAGLGAVAYMVEFLMGFMGDKRRWRTMPWMVTFFGILVVPLGVVSIVLIILQPLAVGAWCTPCLIAAVAMVTMIALTLDEVVAMGQFLVQARREGQPFWRVFWLGGTLRETPETGPVHPDVVSTRAMVWGVALPWNLLVSAGLGVWLMFTPSILGSTGTAAHSQHLFGALIATVAVIALADVGRATRFVNVVFGAWVIAAPWILSEATSASRWSDLAAGTLVILLSLPRGPVGERYGSWRRYIR; from the coding sequence ATGAGCTCAGACAGCGGGATCATCATCGTCACCGGCTCCAACGGAGCGATCGGCACCGCCGTGATGCGGCGGTTCGTGGGGCGCTTCCAGGATGTCATTGGGTTCGACCGCAAGGCGTCCTCGCCTCCACCGCCGGGGTGCGTGGCCGTCCCTGTCGACATCACCTCAGACGAGAGCGTGCGCGATGGACTCCGCGTCATCCGGGACCATCACGGGACACACGTCGCATCGGTCATCCATCTCGCCGCCTACTACGACTTCTTCGGCGAGCCAAGCACGAAGTACGACGAGATCACGGTACGCGGCACGGGCCGCCTGGTACGCGGACTTCGCGAGCTCGACTTTCACGTCGAGCAGTTCGTGTTTTCCAGCACCATGCTCGTACACAAGCCGGCGGAGCCCGGCGAGTTCATCACCGAAGACTGGCCGGTCGAGCCCACCTGGGCATACCCGGAGTCGAAAGTCCGCACCGAACAACTCATTCGCGACGAGCGCGGCGAAATCCCGGCGGTTCTCCTGCGGATCTCGGGCGTATACGACGATCGCTGCAACTCGATCCCGCTGGCCCACCAAATTCAGCGCATCCACGAACGCGACCTCACCGGCCGGTTCTATTCCGGTTCGACCGCGCACGGGCAGGCGTTCATGCACATGGACGACCTTGTGGACGCGATCGAGCGGGTTGTGGACCGCCGAGCCGCACTGCCGCCGGAGCTGGCGCTCCTGCTCGGGGAGCCGGAAGCGCTCAGCTACGATGAGCTGCAGCACAGCATCGCGCGCCTCATCCGCGGATCGAGCAAGGAAACCGTCGCCCTCCCCAGCGTGATGGCGCCCCTCGCGAAAGCGGGCGCGTGGGTGCTGGGCCATGTGCCCGGACAGGAGGGATTCGTCAAGCCGTGGATGATCGACCGCGCGAACGATCATTACGCGCTCGACATCACGCGCGCGCGAACCACACTCGGCTGGGAGCCGAAGCGCTCGCTGCGCCAGACGCTGCCGAAGATGATCGAGGCGCTCAAGGCGGACCCGCCCGGCTGGTACGGCGAGAACGACCTCAAGCTTCCGGGGAAGCTCGAGAAGCGGGCCGGTAAGGTCAGGACACAGGCGGCGGCAGCGCAAGAACCGCCGGCGGAGGCATCATCGGTCGGGCGCGGCCTCGCGTCACCCATCGCGGCGAGCGTCGCAAACTCTGCGGCACCGGATCACGCTGGCCACGCGCCGTCGCACCATCACCATGCGACTGCGACGCCGCCTCGCGCCGCGATGCAACCGCACGCGGCAGCGACGGCAGCTCCTGGTGGCGCGGCGATGACGATGGCGCACGTGAGTGCGCCGGTCTGGCCGCATTTCGCGAACATGTCGCTGGGCTTGTGGCTCATCACCAGCGCGTTCGCGCTCGGCCTGAGCCGCCCGCTCCAGGTGAGCGATGTCGCGAGCGGGGCGCTCGTCATCCTGTTCGCCGCGCTGTCGCTGTCGCACCGCCCGTTCTGGCGGCTCTGGGCGCCGTGGGCGAATTCGCTCGTCGGCCTGTGGCTGCTCTTCGCTCCGCTCGTCTTCTGGGCGCCCACGGCCGCCGGCTACGCCAACGACACGCTCGCCGGCGCGCTGGTCGTCGTGTTCGCCATCCTGGCGCCGGGAATGCCGATGGCACCGGGGATGAGTATGGAGCCGGGCCCGGACGTGCCGTCAGGCTGGTCCTACAACCCGTCGAGCTGGCCGCAGCGGGCACCGATCATCGCGCTTGCCCTCCTCGGGTTCTTCCTCTCGCGGCAGATGGCGTCGTTCCAACTCGAGCACATAGCGACGCTCACCGACCCGTTCTTCGGCCTCGGTACAGAGCGCGTGCTGACGTCGGACGTCTCCCGCGCCTTCCCCATTCCCGACGCCGGGCTCGGCGCCGTCGCGTACATGGTCGAGTTCCTCATGGGATTCATGGGCGATAAGCGGCGGTGGAGGACGATGCCGTGGATGGTGACTTTCTTCGGGATTCTGGTAGTCCCGCTCGGCGTTGTCAGTATCGTGCTCATTATTCTGCAGCCGCTGGCGGTGGGGGCCTGGTGCACGCCATGTCTCATCGCCGCTGTCGCCATGGTGACCATGATCGCGCTGACCCTCGACGAGGTCGTGGCCATGGGTCAGTTCCTCGTGCAGGCACGGCGTGAGGGCCAGCCGTTCTGGCGCGTATTCTGGCTGGGCGGTACGCTGCGCGAGACACCGGAAACAGGTCCCGTTCATCCCGACGTGGTGAGCACCAGGGCCATGGTCTGGGGAGTGGCACTGCCCTGGAACCTGCTCGTGAGCGCGGGCTTGGGCGTATGGCTCATGTTCACGCCATCGATACTTGGAAGCACGGGCACGGCTGCGCACAGCCAACACCTTTTCGGCGCCCTGATCGCGACCGTTGCAGTGATCGCGCTGGCCGACGTGGGCCGCGCGACTCGCTTCGTCAACGTCGTCTTCGGGGCCTGGGTGATCGCGGCCCCGTGGATCCTGAGTGAAGCGACGAGCGCGTCAAGGTGGAGCGATCTGGCCGCGGGGACGCTGGTGATCCTGCTCAGCCTGCCGCGCGGCCCGGTGGGCGAGCGCTACGGCAGCTGGCGGCGGTACATCCGGTGA
- a CDS encoding isoprenylcysteine carboxylmethyltransferase family protein, whose protein sequence is MSADMPAYGLWTLVVLNSAIFLIFAFSFTKPKTKRDWRSFSAFSAFIVALFAEMYGFPLTIYLLSGWLGRRYPGLDLMSHDAGHLWSTIFGLPGGAHLNPLHVLSNLLIAAGFLLLAAAWRVLYKAQRAGQLATDGPYARVRHPQYAAFVVIMFGFLLQWPTLVTLVMFPILVAMYVRLALREEAEARRTFGEHWDRYAARTPRYFPRPASLFFPRQREVS, encoded by the coding sequence ATGAGCGCCGATATGCCCGCCTACGGACTTTGGACGCTGGTCGTGCTCAACTCGGCGATCTTCCTGATCTTCGCCTTCAGCTTCACCAAGCCAAAGACGAAGCGTGACTGGCGTTCCTTCAGTGCCTTCTCGGCGTTCATCGTAGCGCTATTCGCCGAGATGTACGGCTTTCCCTTGACCATCTACCTGCTGTCGGGCTGGCTCGGCCGCCGATATCCCGGGCTGGACCTGATGTCCCACGACGCCGGCCATCTGTGGAGCACGATCTTCGGCCTGCCCGGCGGCGCGCACTTGAATCCCCTGCACGTGCTCAGCAACTTGCTGATCGCGGCGGGCTTCCTCCTGCTCGCTGCCGCATGGCGGGTGCTGTATAAGGCACAGCGCGCCGGCCAGCTCGCGACCGACGGCCCATACGCCCGCGTGCGGCACCCGCAGTATGCGGCCTTCGTGGTGATCATGTTCGGGTTTCTGCTGCAGTGGCCCACTCTGGTGACGCTTGTGATGTTCCCCATACTCGTGGCGATGTACGTGCGCCTGGCGCTGCGGGAAGAGGCGGAGGCGCGCCGCACTTTCGGCGAACACTGGGACCGCTACGCCGCGCGGACGCCGCGGTACTTTCCACGCCCGGCCAGCCTGTTCTTTCCGCGACAGCGGGAAGTCTCATGA
- a CDS encoding DUF2933 domain-containing protein: MHGTDTGSRSWLAFIGLSLIAAFFLFTEHRAHLFGWLPFLFLLACPFLHMFGHGGHGAHGSQQENDNRSPPSGVRNGDHQHSFRATRDDSRSEP, encoded by the coding sequence ATGCATGGCACCGACACCGGATCCAGAAGCTGGCTGGCGTTCATCGGTCTCAGCCTGATCGCCGCGTTCTTCCTGTTCACGGAGCACCGGGCTCACTTGTTCGGCTGGCTGCCGTTTCTCTTTCTGCTCGCTTGTCCCTTTCTGCACATGTTCGGGCACGGCGGTCACGGAGCTCACGGCAGTCAACAGGAAAACGACAATCGCAGTCCGCCTTCCGGCGTCAGGAATGGCGACCACCAGCATTCGTTTCGCGCAACGCGTGATGATTCGAGGAGCGAGCCATGA
- a CDS encoding heavy metal-associated domain-containing protein, which translates to MTRKATTVMLEDAGRVAGSTQTVEKVLRNVPGVLRAYANPATEAAYVEYDAERCKEADLVRALESLGLRAVLSPGR; encoded by the coding sequence ATGACGCGCAAGGCCACGACCGTCATGCTTGAGGACGCCGGCCGCGTTGCAGGCTCGACGCAGACGGTCGAAAAGGTCCTTCGTAACGTGCCGGGAGTGCTTCGGGCGTACGCCAATCCGGCCACGGAGGCGGCATACGTCGAGTATGACGCCGAGCGGTGCAAGGAAGCCGACCTCGTCCGCGCACTGGAATCGCTCGGCCTTCGGGCGGTGCTGTCTCCGGGCCGTTAA
- a CDS encoding DUF5676 family membrane protein has translation MIRRRYFFTRSVFMRSDASPLDARAFGLAAGTAAAVLSAVCAAAIAIAPGGTMTLFGYLFHSDLGSLVPTLTWGSFIISVVGWALITGITFFGAAALYNRLAGAGAEGAERSARGFA, from the coding sequence GTGATTCGCCGCCGCTACTTCTTCACAAGGAGTGTCTTCATGCGATCCGATGCCTCCCCGCTCGATGCGCGCGCTTTCGGGCTCGCGGCGGGCACCGCGGCTGCGGTGCTGTCCGCCGTCTGCGCCGCTGCTATCGCCATCGCGCCAGGCGGAACCATGACGCTGTTCGGTTATCTGTTCCATTCCGACTTAGGCAGTCTCGTGCCCACGCTCACGTGGGGGAGCTTCATCATTAGTGTGGTCGGTTGGGCCCTTATCACCGGGATAACGTTTTTCGGAGCCGCCGCACTCTACAATCGACTCGCCGGGGCCGGGGCCGAAGGCGCGGAGCGATCAGCGCGCGGCTTTGCTTGA